The DNA region TACACCTATAAAGAGAATGTTCAAAGATGAAATAGGCCTCAGATTTCTTTCAGAAATGATTGTCTTGTTCTCATTCTGCAAGTGCTATAATGTAACTAATTGTGTCCAGCCATTATTATTTGCACAGTAATTTATGTGCTAATAATGCAATTGCATTGTATTTGGTGTGATGCCACTCTGCTGGGATTATACCTACACAATTAAGATGGCAAAAAAGGGTGAGTCTACAGTGTGAATCTCTGCAGCTTAACAAGTTCTAGgacaggaaagagaagaaacagcACTGCCTAACTGGACAGTGGAGATGTGTGTGGAAAGGAGGACCTGAAACTGTCATCACATGGATGCTGTGATGGCCACAGGTGTAGAACTTAGGAGTTTGTATCTGTTGGGCTTTTGAAACCTGTAGTGTTCATTTGCTTTTCAGTGTAAAGAGTTCTGCTAGAACTGAAACAATTCCAAATATTCTTGAACAGGAGTGCCTTTTATCTTAGCCTCTGGAGAACATGAAAGGATGGGAACCTCAGAAATATAATGAAGTCCAAGAGGCTAATTCCAAGGAGGCAGTCTGAATCATCACACTAACTGATAACATTCTTCTCAGATTCTAAAACAAATgaggaagcaaaaagaaaaaaacggAAAGGAGCAAAAAACAGTGAGACAGCAGCTAAAGTGGCATTAATGAAGCTGAAACTGCATGCCTGTGGGGACAAGTCCTTGCCTCAGGTCAGTCATGTTTCTTTCCAGTAACTCTCAAAGTAAATGTGAAGTTTTCTAAACTTCTCATTCTTCATCTAGTTCCCTcagtttgggtttggatttATTTCTTCAAGTCCACAATCATTTATACATCCATTTCAGCCTGGTTCTCTAAGCCAATCTCACTAGTCTTGTAAGGTGTCTGTGAGCTGAGAGCAGTTAGGTCAAATTCCTTTATGGCAGAGTTGTCTCTGCCTGTGATAGGGCTGTCACCCAACACTGTGGGCACACAGAGGTGGGTACCCTTGGTAGAGTGATGACAGCATTAGTTGTGGCTAACAGACTTTGCTGATCAGTATAGCACAGAAGTTTATGGTCAGAGTGGCACAGGATTTTTATAGCTTGAATCCATGTGGCACAGTTTTATAAAGAGTGTAGCACTGAATTTTATGGCACATCTTcttagaagcagctgagggaacaggggtggtttagtctgcagaaaaggagactgaggggagattgTTTTGCTCTCTGTGAGTCTTGTTTGATAGTGTCTGGCTTGGACTCAGTGAGGGCAGTCTGACCTGACAGATATACCAGTCATGCTTGCTCTATGTCTTCTGCTGAATGTCAAAATAAAGAAATCTGAAGAAAGGATTGTCCCTATCCTGTTCAAAATCTCTCCCTTACAGGTTTCTCCTGAAATTTCTTAAACAAATGTTTCAATCTAGTATTGGAGGATTGTTTAGTAcataaaaggaggaaaaagaggataAAGGATTAGCTGGCTGTGACTGGAGCGTTGGTTTGTGAAGATGACATTTCTGGTAGCATGAAGTTGTTCTGTTTTAACCAATTTTGTATTCTGCTTTTAGACCCTGTACTGCTGCCAAAAGCCAGCACTGCTTACTTAAGCTCACCTTTTTCTTCTCAGATCAATCACTGTCTAATAAAGCCAGACCAGACACCTTTTCTTGTCTGTATGTTACAGTCTAGCTGTGGGACTCTTGTGAAATATTCTCTCCACCTTTCTGAACTTCCTGTCCATCatatctgtgctgcagctgaagggaaTGTGACTTTGTGATCTCAGTCGTTTCTATTCTGCCATAAATTGGGGCCTTGCTCCTGAGGGAACGGAATAAATTTCTGTTGGCATTTTGAGGGGGCGAAGTTTAAGATTTCACTGAAAAACTGTTCAATGTGTCTGACTGGAATGATGTATTTCTTCTGGGAatactttttatttttcatgttttcCAGACAGAAAGAATTTACTTTCAAGTATTTTTACCAAAGGGgaacaaagagaaaagcaaacccaTGTTCTTTTGCAGTAAGTGGAGTATCGGCAAAGTAGTAGATTTTGCAGCTTCCTTAGCAAGCCTTAAAAATGACAACAACAAATCAACATCCCAGGTAAATCAGTAATAATACCAAACATTTCCTAGGTTCCTGGCTTTGATTTTGGGATTgattctttggtttgttttggttgttgtttttgggtttttacCTCTTTTTGTTCCCCCACCCCACTCTTTGCACCCGAGACAGACAAATCTTAATGCTAATTTCTGTGCTGTTTATCTTCCAGAAACTGAGATTATGCCATAGCGCCTCTGGAGCAGCCTTGCCATTTGAGCACACACTAGAAACCTGGCTGTCTGATAAGGACTATCCATTGTACAATGGTGGAAATATCATTCTGGAGTATCTTGATAATGATGTTCTGCTTATAGAAGATACAGAGTCATACTTCAGCTAAACAGAAAATTACCACaaaccaaagaagaaaaaaaaaagaagtatatTTTTAGAAGCATTGAAACGAAGTTCAGTTTTCTGTTAAGA from Pogoniulus pusillus isolate bPogPus1 chromosome 14, bPogPus1.pri, whole genome shotgun sequence includes:
- the ZFAND1 gene encoding AN1-type zinc finger protein 1 gives rise to the protein MAELELGQHCGVPDCHQLDFLPFVCDGCSGVFCLQHRSRDAHGCSEVNIRKNAVKPDQHRSYPCSYKDCNGRELVPVLCPCCEQHFCLRHRHPSDHDCEKLDTPKPRMAATQQLVKDIIDSKTNEEAKRKKRKGAKNSETAAKVALMKLKLHACGDKSLPQTERIYFQVFLPKGNKEKSKPMFFCSKWSIGKVVDFAASLASLKNDNNKSTSQKLRLCHSASGAALPFEHTLETWLSDKDYPLYNGGNIILEYLDNDVLLIEDTESYFS